The Magnolia sinica isolate HGM2019 chromosome 9, MsV1, whole genome shotgun sequence genome contains a region encoding:
- the LOC131255127 gene encoding pathogenesis-related protein STH-2-like, protein MVAGTVGHEILSPISPSRLWKAMVKDSHNLMPKLMPEIISSIVVLEGDGGVGTIRQSNFTDAIKDFSYWKDRIDEIDDNNRLFKYSVIEGGLLGKKVKSTTFTLEFKDGINGGSICKFHGEFETVEGNLPKEEETEEMMGNMEGMFKAVEGYLLENPNAYV, encoded by the exons ATGGTTGCTGGAACGGTGGGTCACGAAATCTTGTCTCCAATCTCACCATCGAGACTCTGGAAGGCAATGGTGAAGGATTCCCACAACCTCATGCCCAAGCTCATGCCTGAAATCATATCAAGCATTGTCGTTCTGGAAGGTGATGGTGGGGTCGGCACGATCAGACAGTCCAACTTCACCGATG CCATCAAGGACTTCAGTTACTGGAAGGACCGCATAGATGAGATTGACGACAATAACCGTTTGTTCAAGTACTCAGTGATTGAAGGTGGCCTACTCGGGAAGAAAGTGAAATCAACTACATTTACACTAGAGTTCAAAGATGGCATCAATGGTGGAAGCATATGCAAGTTTCATGGGGAGTTTGAGACGGTTGAAGGTAACCTGCCGAAAGAAGAGGAAACCGAGGAGATGATGGGAAACATGGAGGGAATGTTCAAAGCAGTAGAAGGATATCTCCTTGAAAATCCAAATGCATATGTTTAG
- the LOC131255126 gene encoding major strawberry allergen Fra a 1.07-like, whose amino-acid sequence MVASTVDQEILSPISPSRLWKAMVKDSHNLMPKLVPEIISSIVVLEGDGGVGTIRQSNFTNAIKDFSYWKDRVDEIDDNNHLFKYSVIEGGLLGKKVKSTTFTLEFKDGINGGSVCKFHGEFETVEGNLPKEDETKEMMGNMAGMFKAVEGYLLENPNAYV is encoded by the exons ATGGTTGCCAGTACAGTGGATCAAGAAATCTTGTCTCCAATCTCACCATCGAGACTCTGGAAGGCAATGGTGAAGGATTCCCACAACCTCATGCCCAAGCTCGTGCCTGAAATCATATCAAGCATTGTTGTTCTCGAAGGTGATGGTGGGGTCGGCACAATCAGACAGTCCAACTTCACTAATG CCATCAAGGACTTCAGCTACTGGAAGGACCGCGTAGATGAGATCGACGACAATAACCATTTGTTCAAGTACTCAGTGATCGAAGGTGGCCTACTCGGGAAGAAAGTGAAATCAACTACATTTACACTGGAGTTCAAAGATGGCATCAATGGTGGTAGTGTATGCAAGTTTCACGGAGAGTTTGAGACGGTAGAAGGTAATCTGCCGAAAGAAGATGAAACAAAGGAGATGATGGGAAACATGGCGGGAATGTTCAAGGCAGTAGAAGGATATCTCCTTGAAAATCCAAATGCATACGTATAG